A genomic stretch from Bacillus sp. N1-1 includes:
- a CDS encoding putative thiazole-containing bacteriocin maturation protein, which produces MTNVHPSMRLKLKKGTFFMPEPSGSVYFRNNSGSFRMEGNTIYQWIEKLIPMYNGEYPLATLTDGLSKPYRDRVYEITDTLFTNGFLRDISRDRPHQLEPNVVQKYASQIEYIESFTDSGAYRFQQYRQKNVLVVGEGSMLIGLVSSLLTSGLPRFQTLLTDAKTSQQRIKQLETAARKSDPEVSIEVLLKRGPIAWERQIEPFDAILYVSSEENVQELRSLLHACKERKKTFLPAICTKGVGMAGPLVTPDGGCWESAWRSLHLESLNNRSFSPTAGAMLANVIVFEWFKKSTGLPALSNNQVFLLNFETLEGKWHPYRPHPLVSGKIEVENVSKEFSEEKKKDPNKLLYYFSQLTSQLGIFHKWEEGELSQLPLAQCEIQTVNVKPSGSSMLHPSQISTALTHEEARRDAGLTGIEEYVIPLKEEITSSLSSPFEKATYLPTDLHIGAGESFVEAVSRALQTMIEEEWNQKADQCMENLSRFAVQHVEDNLCRYYLKVLSTMKKAPDLALGKETNGLPVVWRKAEDNRWYGSVGFTLVLALRSALLQAVKEAQNDSISAALSFSAIPVKDKPIQSIDIPAYDANDQADVLRSVINRFGQQNKELSIVKINLETFEKDGPIDIYGVLLREGETR; this is translated from the coding sequence ATGACGAATGTTCATCCTTCCATGCGTTTAAAGCTAAAGAAGGGCACTTTTTTCATGCCGGAGCCGAGTGGAAGCGTTTATTTCAGGAACAATTCAGGTTCATTTCGAATGGAAGGTAACACGATTTATCAATGGATCGAAAAGCTGATCCCGATGTATAACGGAGAATATCCGCTAGCAACCCTCACAGATGGACTATCAAAGCCCTATCGTGATCGGGTTTACGAGATTACCGATACCCTTTTTACGAATGGGTTTCTTCGTGACATTAGTCGAGACCGTCCCCACCAGTTGGAACCAAATGTCGTGCAGAAATATGCTTCACAGATTGAATACATCGAAAGCTTTACTGATTCTGGAGCTTATCGGTTTCAGCAATACCGTCAGAAAAACGTTCTGGTTGTTGGAGAAGGATCCATGTTAATTGGGCTGGTTTCATCATTACTTACATCTGGTTTGCCTCGTTTCCAGACCCTACTTACAGATGCAAAGACGAGCCAACAACGAATCAAACAATTAGAAACAGCTGCAAGAAAGTCAGATCCTGAAGTCTCGATTGAAGTTTTGTTAAAGAGAGGGCCGATCGCCTGGGAGAGGCAGATCGAACCATTCGACGCAATTTTATATGTGTCTTCCGAAGAAAATGTGCAGGAGCTACGCAGTCTCCTTCATGCCTGTAAAGAAAGGAAAAAAACGTTTCTCCCCGCCATCTGCACGAAAGGAGTTGGAATGGCCGGTCCTCTCGTTACGCCGGATGGCGGCTGCTGGGAATCTGCGTGGCGGAGCTTACATCTTGAATCGCTAAACAATCGCTCATTTTCACCGACGGCTGGAGCAATGCTAGCGAATGTGATCGTATTTGAATGGTTTAAAAAGAGCACAGGCCTCCCTGCGCTTTCGAACAATCAGGTATTTCTGCTTAACTTTGAAACCCTTGAGGGCAAATGGCATCCCTATCGCCCACATCCACTCGTATCAGGAAAGATCGAAGTCGAAAATGTCTCCAAAGAATTTAGTGAAGAGAAGAAAAAAGATCCGAACAAACTCCTTTACTATTTCAGTCAGTTAACCAGCCAGTTAGGCATTTTTCACAAGTGGGAAGAAGGCGAGCTGAGTCAATTACCTTTAGCTCAATGTGAGATTCAGACGGTTAACGTCAAACCATCCGGATCCTCTATGCTACATCCGAGCCAGATAAGCACAGCTTTAACACACGAAGAAGCAAGGCGGGATGCCGGCTTGACTGGAATTGAAGAGTACGTTATCCCATTAAAAGAGGAGATTACCTCGTCACTTTCCTCTCCTTTCGAAAAGGCTACGTACTTACCAACCGATCTCCACATTGGTGCTGGAGAGTCATTCGTAGAGGCTGTTAGCCGGGCACTGCAAACAATGATAGAAGAGGAATGGAATCAGAAAGCGGATCAATGCATGGAAAACCTATCGAGATTTGCCGTTCAACATGTGGAAGACAATCTCTGTCGCTACTATTTGAAAGTTTTATCAACCATGAAAAAAGCACCTGATCTCGCCTTAGGAAAAGAGACGAACGGCCTTCCTGTCGTATGGAGAAAAGCAGAAGATAACCGCTGGTACGGAAGCGTCGGATTTACTCTCGTGCTCGCTTTACGAAGTGCGCTCCTACAGGCCGTGAAAGAAGCTCAAAACGATTCCATTTCGGCAGCTCTCTCTTTTTCAGCGATTCCGGTTAAAGATAAACCGATCCAATCCATTGACATTCCTGCTTATGATGCAAACGACCAGGCTGATGTTCTCCGTTCTGTCATAAACCGTTTCGGACAACAAAACAAGGAACTTTCGATTGTAAAAATAAATCTTGAAACATTTGAAAAAGATGGACCCATAGACATCTATGGCGTGCTGTTAAGAGAGGGGGAGACGAGGTGA
- a CDS encoding class I SAM-dependent methyltransferase → MNNRWNELIYKIWSPIYDKLFNTGQFLKARKEIFRKTDFVNDQKILFVGVGTGADLELIEHNELDITAIDYSDDMLKKARAKFKGSTVQFLKMDAQDMDFSDRYFDVVIGSLILSVVPDAEKCLKEMLRVLKPNGEIIIFDKFIQKDKGLSPFKKAIRPLIKLLGTDIGINFEKLYRKNKDVFIVKEDSPIMFNGMYRKIIISKIEY, encoded by the coding sequence ATGAACAATCGTTGGAATGAATTGATATATAAAATTTGGTCTCCTATTTATGATAAGCTTTTCAACACCGGACAATTTCTCAAAGCACGGAAAGAGATTTTTAGAAAAACTGATTTTGTTAATGACCAAAAGATACTTTTTGTTGGAGTAGGAACTGGGGCAGACTTAGAACTGATTGAACATAATGAATTAGATATCACAGCAATAGACTACTCTGATGATATGCTTAAAAAGGCAAGAGCAAAATTCAAAGGCTCAACAGTACAATTTTTAAAGATGGACGCTCAAGATATGGATTTTAGTGATAGATATTTTGATGTAGTTATCGGAAGTCTCATATTATCAGTTGTTCCAGATGCTGAAAAATGTCTTAAAGAGATGTTGAGAGTTTTAAAACCAAATGGGGAAATTATCATCTTTGATAAATTCATACAAAAAGATAAAGGACTTTCTCCGTTTAAAAAAGCAATAAGACCGCTAATAAAATTATTAGGTACTGATATAGGAATTAATTTTGAAAAGTTGTATAGGAAAAATAAAGACGTCTTTATTGTTAAGGAAGACAGTCCAATAATGTTTAATGGTATGTATAGAAAGATTATCATCAGCAAAATTGAATATTAA
- a CDS encoding STAS domain-containing protein yields the protein MQTFTYQDSYQFIEFFEANSQVFTETLLKEAVTVKDKIEEILRVGNIDLVANAHTLVVYIIEEKDQELHTFAEQEGIAWATHSLAISFKLEWVQAIRRTLWVFFQKYAESKSNNKSYNFFEMEKQINNRVDYFLNSFFISYTKYKDSLINAQKELVKNLSVPIIPINHSVSILPLIGAIDAQRTEILEDKVLTAISDMRIQTLIMDLSGVADISADDVYRLIQIIDGASLMGCNTVITGLRKAVVRKVTDLGNMLNEKTKTLGTLQQALNEYFVT from the coding sequence TTGCAAACATTTACGTATCAAGATTCTTATCAATTTATAGAATTCTTCGAAGCAAATAGCCAAGTCTTTACAGAAACGCTTCTAAAAGAAGCTGTCACCGTTAAGGATAAGATTGAAGAAATACTTAGAGTAGGGAATATCGATCTTGTTGCAAATGCTCATACACTCGTTGTTTATATCATTGAAGAAAAGGATCAGGAACTTCATACTTTTGCAGAACAAGAAGGAATTGCCTGGGCAACCCATTCTCTTGCTATCTCTTTTAAATTAGAGTGGGTACAAGCTATACGTCGAACATTGTGGGTATTTTTTCAAAAATACGCTGAATCGAAAAGTAATAATAAGAGTTACAATTTCTTTGAAATGGAAAAACAAATTAACAACCGAGTAGACTACTTTTTAAATTCCTTCTTTATAAGTTATACGAAATATAAGGATTCACTTATAAACGCTCAAAAAGAACTAGTTAAAAATCTGTCCGTGCCAATTATACCCATTAACCACTCGGTAAGCATCCTCCCTTTAATCGGAGCAATTGATGCTCAAAGAACCGAAATCCTTGAGGATAAGGTGTTAACCGCAATAAGCGATATGCGTATCCAAACATTGATTATGGACCTATCTGGAGTAGCAGATATCAGTGCCGATGATGTTTACCGATTGATTCAAATTATCGATGGTGCCTCACTGATGGGGTGTAACACCGTCATAACTGGATTAAGGAAAGCAGTTGTCAGGAAAGTTACGGATCTCGGTAATATGTTAAATGAAAAAACAAAAACACTTGGAACGTTACAGCAGGCACTAAATGAATATTTTGTTACTTAA
- a CDS encoding VOC family protein, protein MGRLVHFEIHVDDMDRAKRFYGEVFGWTYEDWSDFAGMHYFGVVTGGDDQPGINGALMQRQGSTPEPNQPVNGYACTMGVEDYDTIEAKILDNGGAVALPKYALPGMAWQGYYKDTEGNIFGVHQPDENAK, encoded by the coding sequence ATGGGGAGATTAGTGCATTTCGAAATTCACGTCGATGACATGGACCGCGCAAAACGTTTCTATGGTGAAGTATTTGGATGGACTTATGAAGACTGGAGCGATTTCGCTGGCATGCATTATTTTGGCGTTGTGACTGGCGGCGACGACCAGCCTGGTATTAACGGTGCACTCATGCAGCGTCAAGGTTCAACCCCAGAACCAAATCAGCCTGTAAACGGCTATGCCTGTACGATGGGGGTAGAAGATTACGATACGATTGAAGCAAAAATTCTTGATAATGGCGGTGCGGTCGCATTGCCTAAATACGCGCTGCCTGGGATGGCATGGCAGGGATACTATAAGGATACTGAAGGAAACATCTTTGGGGTTCATCAACCAGATGAAAATGCGAAGTAG
- a CDS encoding GNAT family N-acetyltransferase, which produces MIHELNQAKFYKCERLLNDVGHLEAKAVIEGNNPGRIFVDHLDAPKAGLIWLGNHDGFFFIGDEENELFHHEINDFIDTIIIPEVRQLNLTNFIVIGNHSRWDKTIEKFFAHRHMQKFNQNVYRLKHHKHDKPSIKQDYHVKKITKDLFLNQTNSIENIGFLHSKIAEFWSSPEGYFDKGIGYGVIYQNKIVSLCFSGFVAGNVHGLDMETIEEHQGNKLGQKAASSVVDECVSKGMIPYWDCEEANKPSNAIAKKIGLEKSFSYHVYIFPIDN; this is translated from the coding sequence ATGATTCATGAACTTAATCAAGCTAAATTCTACAAATGCGAAAGGCTACTAAATGATGTCGGACATTTAGAAGCGAAAGCGGTCATAGAAGGGAATAACCCTGGGCGCATTTTTGTCGATCATCTCGATGCCCCTAAAGCAGGACTGATCTGGTTAGGCAATCATGACGGCTTTTTCTTTATTGGAGATGAAGAAAATGAGTTGTTTCATCACGAGATCAATGATTTTATCGATACGATAATTATTCCTGAAGTAAGACAGCTAAACTTAACCAATTTTATCGTGATTGGCAACCATTCAAGGTGGGATAAGACAATCGAGAAGTTCTTTGCCCATCGTCACATGCAGAAATTTAATCAAAATGTTTATCGGCTGAAACATCATAAGCATGATAAACCTTCTATTAAACAAGATTATCACGTCAAAAAAATCACTAAAGACCTTTTTCTGAATCAGACCAATTCTATTGAAAATATAGGGTTTTTGCATTCAAAAATAGCAGAGTTTTGGTCTTCTCCCGAGGGTTATTTCGATAAGGGAATTGGGTACGGTGTTATCTATCAGAATAAGATTGTGAGTTTATGTTTTTCAGGGTTTGTCGCTGGAAATGTTCACGGGTTAGATATGGAAACAATCGAGGAGCATCAAGGGAATAAATTAGGTCAGAAGGCAGCTTCTAGTGTTGTGGATGAATGTGTAAGTAAGGGAATGATTCCATACTGGGATTGTGAAGAGGCAAATAAACCATCGAATGCCATTGCGAAAAAGATAGGATTAGAGAAATCCTTTTCTTACCACGTGTATATTTTTCCGATTGATAACTAG